ACGATTTTCTTCAGTCCCTCAGTTGGGCCCCTCTTACTACCGCTGTTATTTACGCTGCCATTTCCTCTGTTATTTACGCTGCCATTTCCTCTGTTGTTTCCTCTATCTAATGTATACCTCCTCAACGTATTCACGTTTACGTCGTTTCTTCTGGGATTTTCTTCGTAATGGCTTTCCTTCTTTACGCCGTAGGGAACTATCTCCTGCTGTTCTGCGCCTTCCCTCTCAGGCCAACCGTAGTAGTGCTCCTCCGTCTCCAGCGAGTCCTCCGCCATCCGTTTGACTTCCCTCTCGGTGTAGCTGTGCGTCTCGTCCACTTCGTCGTACAGCTGCGACTGCCTCGGAAGTGGTTGCCCCGGAAGTGATTCCCTCGCATGCGATTGCTCCGCCAGCGCCTGCAGCTGCATGTGGGGCATCTCCCGCAGGACTCGCCCACGCCGCATTACTCTTCGAGCCCCCGCGCCGTtaccttcttccccctcggAATCGACCACATCCGACTCCTCTCCCTCTTCAtcgtctccttcttctccccttgcACCCACATGGGCTGCCTCTACCAGGTGCTTCTTCACTCTCTCTCTCTCCATCCTACCTGCACCACCCATCGCATCGCGCACCCATgagtcttcttcttctccagCATGACCACCCCCTACCATGTCCGTCTTCATTGGCACACCGTACATCCTCTGATCTGAGATCCCAttcgaataaaaaaacgttccttccattttgccttttttatttggtcGTTCTCTTTTGCTAAACTCGTTTGAACTATATGCACTCGTCCGTTCGAAGCTTCTCTTATGtattgtttttctttcctggTTGGTGTTGACATGGGCATCATTGGACCTCCCAACACGGTATCCGAAGCGACCCTCTTTGTAGTCACCATTATGCACCCCGCTACGTGTGTCCATGTACTCATCAGCATATTCACCGCTATAGACCTCCCCCCTACTGTATCCGTCACTGTATTCCTCTTTACCTGCACATATATGATTATTCCTCCCACGGGAAGCGACCTCGCCATCCTCTAGCCAGGGGTTCCTCCCACGGGAAGCGACCTCGCCATCCTCTAGCCAGGGGTTCCTCCCACGGGAAGCGACCTCGCCATCCTCTAGCCAGGGGTTCCTCCCACGGGAAGCGACCTCACCATCCTCCAGCCAGGGGTTCCTCCTCACTACACCGTCTTTCTTAATGCGCTCACATGGTTGTGCTAACTGTGCTCCTTGCAGATtcatctcatttttgtgcgtcACGCTTGTCCGGTCCTGGTTGTGACAATCCTCAGGACTTTCACTCGTATAGTTCCCCTTAACCTCGTTCGATTTAGATAACTCTCCAACGATCACATCATTGGAAGAACAAAACTCACTActcttatttttccctttctgtgtttccttttttttcatattgtaTGAGTCCATGATTTCCTTGCTTCCTTTTGGTGCCCCTTTGGGTACGACCTGCGTTTCCTCTGGGTAGCAGAGCTCCGCGTGGGGGTTGAAATTCTCCCACTCCATGTCGGAGTCGTTGCCGCCTTTGCGTTTCTTAGaccgcttcttttttttcgcgctgGCGTCTCCGCTTGGGTCTTTGCTGGGATCCTTGCTTGGGTCTTTGCTGGGGTCTTTACTTGGTTTTTTGCTTGTGCACTTTTTGGCCTCTTTTTTAGCCTCTTTTTTGGCCTCCCTTTTGGCCTCCCTTTTGGCTTCCCTTTTGGCCTCCTTTTTGGCCTCCTTTTTGGCTTCCCTTTTGGCCTCCTTTTTGGCCTCCTTTTTGGCTTCCCTCGCTTCACTGCACACTCCATCCGGTGCGTCTCCTTTCAAATCCTCCCCCTTCCCGTCGTCCTGGGTGTCCCCCTTATCCTCCACTGGACTGCCCACGTGCTCGATCGCCTTGTCTTCACCTCCATTTtcgcttttgtttttttctccctttttggccttttttttggcctccTTCTTGGCTTCCTTCTTGGCCTCTTTCTTGGCCTCTTTCTTTGCCTCCTTCTTTGCCTCTTTCTTTGCCTCTTTCTTTGCCTCCTTCTTTGCCTCCTTCTTTGCCTCCTTTACCTCCTTTACCTCCTTTACCTCCTTTGCCTcctttgcctcctttttggaCTTTGGCGAGCACTTCCCCGCTACCTCTTCCGCCATTCCTCCCGGTGGGTCCCCATTCAACTGCTCCCTTGGTTGCATAATCGCCTCAGCCGGAGGCGCTTCTGGAGACTCCCCTTTGGGTTGCTCCCCTGGGGGCTCTGCCTGTCCCTCCGACGTTACTGTCGCTGCTGCCTTGGTCCCCTCCGCTTCGCGCACAGAGGTTTCGTCAGCGGTTCCGTCGGCTATCCCGTCGACTGTTCCGTCAGCGGTTCCGTCGGCTATCCCGTCGACTGTTCCGTCAGCGGTTTCGTCGGCTGTCCCGTTGGCTGTCCCGTTGGCAGTTCCCACCCCTGCTGCAGTCGCTTCTCCTGCGGATGTTCCAACCGCCCCAGCCGCACCAGTCACCCCTGTCACCCCTGttgttcccccctttttgggccttttcttcccctctttGGTGCCCTCCTTTCGCTGATTCTTGacgttcttcttcccctcaccACCCTTGACACCCTTCTTCGTCTCCCTTTTACTAGCCACGGaactctccttcttcattttatgtttcttcCCATCTTCGCTTCCCTTCAAATCTGAGAGGCGTACAacactcccccccccttcttccttctgcaCCAAATGCCTAGAACTCCCATCCAGCTTGTTCATGCAACTGTTTTTCTCATCACAGTCTTCCATCCGAGGGAGTCTGCACAGATCGTCATGCAGAAGTGGTATAGTCGTATCTGTGTAACTCTCtttattgtaattatttctaataatatccaaaatttttaagtcAATATTTTTGCTCGTCTCTTCCATTGACTCCTCTGCATTGAGAGAGTTCATAAGGGAGGCCCTGCTGCTGTCATCATTTGGGAAGTATGCAGGGGGGGTCCGACGATCTCTGTGGCTGTGGCTGTTGCTGTGGCTGTGGCTGTTGCTCTTGCTGCAGCCGCTGCTATTGCTGTTGCTGCGTTCGTTGTTGCGTCCGTCGTTGCGTCCGTCGTTGCGTCCGTCGCTGCGTCCGTCGCTGCGTCCGTTGCTTCGACTGATGCTTCGACCGATGCTTCGACCGATGCTTCGACCGATGCTGTTCTTGTCCTCATTGCCCTCATGAAGGTACTCTACATTAACAACACTTAAATTTTCACTGCTAGTCAGGTAGTGTCCGATTTCGAGATTACCTTTAATGAGTTTGCTCCCTTTCTTCTCTCTAgggcttttattttttgtctttttttctttaatgcTTTTTActttcgtttttgttttatttttgatttttccctttcctttaCTTTGACTGGCGTTTTTCTTGTCATCCTTCGGTTCTTCCGCTGCACCCGTGGGGGGGCCGCTTCGACTgttgctgctcctgctgtaGATGCTACGGCTGTTGCTAGCGCGGGGGTTACTGTCCATGTGGGTGTCATTCTCCCTGTGGGAGTCATTCTCCCTGTGGGAGTCATTATCCCTGTGGGAGTCATTATCCCTATGGGAGTCATTCTCCCTGTGAGAGTCATTCTCCCTGTGAGTGTCCTCCTCCTTACCGTCGTCATCCTCGTCTTcgttctcctcctccttggcGTCATTTCCCCTGTCCCGATCCCTGTCATTCCCATCGTCTCCGCCGTCGCCACTGCCCATCGTTCCGCTGTCTCCCCCCCCACCGGCGCTACCCACAGCACCGCTCATACCGTTACTCGCGCCACCACCCCCGCCGCGCTGGTTGCCCTGGCTGCTCTGACCGCCCTGACCGCTCTGACCGCCCTGACCGCTATGACCGCCCTGACCGCTATGACCGCCCTGACCGCTATGACCGCCCTGACCGCTGTGGCCACTCCCACCTCCCTGACTACTACCCTCCTGGGGTGGTTCCGCAGCCGCAACACGTGCCTCCCACAGGGGAAGCAGTCTCCCCAGTACAAACTCGACGCATTTGAGAactacaaaaaggaaggaccTCACGAAGGAGGGAAAGTCAAAGATGCAACTGACAGGACTGTTACTACTCTTTCCCTCCCCGAAAATGGGACCCCCCCAAGAAGTTCCCCCTTTCAAACTACCCCTAAGGTAGCGATCTACATCCACGTCGTAAGTACAAACTGAGCACTGTAGAATATGAATCACCTCATGCGACTTTGCGTTTTCTATAATATTTCCATGCTCATCGTAGAGGTACTTAATTTTGGGAGTTATTCtgttcctttgttttttttctactttgtCTTTGGTGGACTTACTTTTTGCACTGATCTGTTGTGCGTTGTCTGTTACATGGTCTCTGTTGGACTTGAGTGTAATTTCGTTGATCTCGAGGAGGACGTGATTGTAAAAGGGCTTCAGCCTGAGCGCGTGAACGTTTATCTGTACGATGTAGACGGAGCCGTTGGATGCGCCAATGACCAGTTGGTCGGACGAGTTAGACCAACTTGCGTCGACTGCACAGGTCTGTTCTTCTAGCAAGTTCTGTATTATTAGGAAGCACTTGGCATATctgttaactttttttttcttcttttggcTCCCTTTGTGCAGGTGTCCACTGGGCGTGGCGGATAGCTCCCGCTGTTGCGCTTGCTGCGTCTGGCTCTGCTTCTGACCCTGGCTCTGCTTCTGACCCTGGCTCTGCTTCTGGCCCTGGCTCTGCTTCTGGCCCTGGCTCTGCTTCTCATTCTGCCTGCCCGGGACCATGTGGGCGTTCCCCCTGGGGTGGTGGGCCCTCCCCGAGTGCTTGTACTTAACCCTTTTGAGGAATATCTTCCACAACGAAATGACCCCATTGTCACTACACTGGCAATACAAgctatataatttttgtttttttcgatCAATAAATACCTTTTGTCCAATCTTAGCTACTCTAATACAACTACCATGACCATCCAAAAACAACCTCTTCCTGTGTATTTCTTcaccctttttaattttaagaaGGACTCCACAGTTACGTCCATTATTTGGGATATGTGTAAGACTAGCATACTTTCCAAAActatcaaaataaatatgcctTATAGTTGGCGTGTCAATATTTTTGTGcttcttgttcattttttcttcatacaaACACTCAAAATATTCCCTGGTTATTGCTTGAGACTGTGGGTACTTCTCCTGGGTTGTACTTTTACATTCGTATTGCTGAGAAGACgtatccttttcttctttctcgaAGCTCCTTTTGCTTTGTCCAGCACATGCCAACAAAAGGTTATTCTGCTCAGGGTagatattcatttttctccacagaCATACGATGTTGTCACTACTCTGTGCGATAATTGAATTATTGGTTGGATGAAAGGATACACCTTTGATATTTTCCCTCGTCCCTTTAACAAACAGTTTATGAGATAtgtacgatttttttaagttaaagATATAAACCATTCCTTTCGAGACTCCACATACGACATGTTCATTATCCCTTGACCAAGCCAAATCAAATATTTCTCCACTctctaaaatttttatatatttcgtaATTTTCCAATCTTCTTTATTGTTCATATTTCCCGAGATGGTGACACTTCCTCCTTGTGTGTATTTTGTAATTCCTTCCTTTGTCAACGTTttgatttcttcttctcctcctcctgatacttttccatttttattggAATCCAATTCGTAGCATAGTAATGTGCCTCCACTATCACAGCTTGCTAAGTACTGTCCGTTGAAGCTCCATCTAATCGTATTAATATAAACCAAATTGTGATCATTACTAATAAAGAGTAACTCTATTTGTATCTTCCTCCTTGAATTTGCATCGTATACTGGGATGTGATAAATTTTGATCTGGTGCAAACTGGAGATGGCTAACCGGTTGACGTTTGAACATGGTTGGAAATCCAGGCTCGTGATCTTCTCGTTTTCCGAGTTTAGGTTCAGCTTCTCCGTGTACAtggtgggggggaggcggtGCAATCGTGGGGGCGGGGCAATCGTGTGAGCAGGGCAATCGTGGGGGCTCTGCAATCGTGGGAGCGCTGCAATCGTGGGGGCTCTGCAATCGTGAATGCTGATCCTTGCCGCTTCACACCGCAGGGAGGACTCACATTCCCCACGTGCAGCAGTTACACGAGCGTGTCCGCTCTTTTCAGTTGGCCACTTCGTCTCTTGGCCACTTCGTTACTTGGCTACTTCGTCTCTTGGCCACTTCGTCTCTTGGCCACTTCGTTACTTGGCCACTTCGTTACTTGGCCACCTCGTCTCTTGGCCACTGCGCCACTTCACCTTTCTCCTCAGCCTGGAAcacgaaacaaaaaaagaaaaaaaagcgcccTGATAAAAATGCTAGCGAAAATGTACGCCCAAATGTACGCCCAAATGTACGCCCAAATGGAAAGGCGAAATCGCTGAAGTGGGTGCGCGGGAGTTCACTTCAGATTGGCTGGCACAAAAGGTGACGCGGGTTTCCGAGCGATGCTTTCGCGTGGCATTTCCGCGTGGCATATCCGAGTGGCATTTCCGCGTGGCATTTCCGAGTGACATTTCCGAGTGGCATTTCCGAGTGACATTTCCGCGTTCGTTCACGCCggtatttccccccctttgccgtAATACTTACCGCCCACTTCGCCCGCGCGGGCCGATCGGAGCCTcgccccccccttttttttttgcacctccGACCTCCGGGGGCTGCACGCCCAGCGGGCTCACTCCCTGGCGCCCTTCACTCGGGCACACAACACACCTTCGCATTACCACCTTGTCGGTCGGGCGAACGCCGCCGTATCGCTGCATCGTCACATACGACCAACGGGAAAAGGCTTCTTATTCTTACCACCGTTATGCCATATGCATTTGCCAAacagacgaaaaaaaaaaaaaaaaaaaaaaaaaagttaccttAAACAAATTGGCAAGCGGAGCAGCTACATGGCAAACTCTCTTGCGGTGCTTGCGcagtggggaaaaatataaagaagttgaaaaaagagaaaaaaaaaatgggttgaCCCACTTCTCCCAAACGGGTgaatgacttttttttttttttctctggaCAGAGGGCGACGGGCGGGAGGACGAACTCTGGGGAGCGGCTTTGGTTTGCCCCCCTCTGTGTTGCGGTCCCTGTGGGCAGCCTCCCATGGCACAAAGAATCTCTAAAATGAGCAGCATGAGCGGTATGAGCGGCATGAGCAGTATGAGCGACATGTGCAGCTC
This genomic stretch from Plasmodium cynomolgi strain B DNA, chromosome 14, whole genome shotgun sequence harbors:
- a CDS encoding WD domain G-beta repeat domain containing protein (putative); protein product: MYTEKLNLNSENEKITSLDFQPCSNVNRLAISSLHQIKIYHIPVYDANSRRKIQIELLFISNDHNLVYINTIRWSFNGQYLASCDSGGTLLCYELDSNKNGKVSGGGEEEIKTLTKEGITKYTQGGSVTISGNMNNKEDWKITKYIKILESGEIFDLAWSRDNEHVVCGVSKGMVYIFNLKKSYISHKLFVKGTRENIKGVSFHPTNNSIIAQSSDNIVCLWRKMNIYPEQNNLLLACAGQSKRSFEKEEKDTSSQQYECKSTTQEKYPQSQAITREYFECLYEEKMNKKHKNIDTPTIRHIYFDSFGKYASLTHIPNNGRNCGVLLKIKKGEEIHRKRLFLDGHGSCIRVAKIGQKVFIDRKKQKLYSLYCQCSDNGVISLWKIFLKRVKYKHSGRAHHPRGNAHMVPGRQNEKQSQGQKQSQGQKQSQGQKQSQGQKQSQTQQAQQRELSATPSGHLHKGSQKKKKKVNRYAKCFLIIQNLLEEQTCAVDASWSNSSDQLVIGASNGSVYIVQINVHALRLKPFYNHVLLEINEITLKSNRDHVTDNAQQISAKSKSTKDKVEKKQRNRITPKIKYLYDEHGNIIENAKSHEVIHILQCSVCTYDVDVDRYLRGSLKGGTSWGGPIFGEGKSSNSPVSCIFDFPSFVRSFLFVVLKCVEFVLGRLLPLWEARVAAAEPPQEGSSQGGGSGHSGQGGHSGQGGHSGQGGHSGQGGQSGQGGQSSQGNQRGGGGGASNGMSGAVGSAGGGGDSGTMGSGDGGDDGNDRDRDRGNDAKEEENEDEDDDGKEEDTHRENDSHRENDSHRDNDSHRDNDSHRENDSHRENDTHMDSNPRASNSRSIYSRSSNSRSGPPTGAAEEPKDDKKNASQSKGKGKIKNKTKTKVKSIKEKKTKNKSPREKKGSKLIKGNLEIGHYLTSSENLSVVNVEYLHEGNEDKNSIGRSIGRSIGRSISRSNGRSDGRSDGRNDGRNDGRNNERSNSNSSGCSKSNSHSHSNSHSHRDRRTPPAYFPNDDSSRASLMNSLNAEESMEETSKNIDLKILDIIRNNYNKESYTDTTIPLLHDDLCRLPRMEDCDEKNSCMNKLDGSSRHLVQKEEGGGSVVRLSDLKGSEDGKKHKMKKESSVASKRETKKGVKGGEGKKNVKNQRKEGTKEGKKRPKKGGTTGVTGVTGAAGAVGTSAGEATAAGVGTANGTANGTADETADGTVDGIADGTADGTVDGIADGTADETSVREAEGTKAAATVTSEGQAEPPGEQPKGESPEAPPAEAIMQPREQLNGDPPGGMAEEVAGKCSPKSKKEAKEAKEVKEVKEVKEAKKEAKKEAKKEAKKEAKKEAKKEAKKEAKKEAKKEAKKKAKKGEKNKSENGGEDKAIEHVGSPVEDKGDTQDDGKGEDLKGDAPDGVCSEAREAKKEAKKEAKREAKKEAKKEAKREAKREAKREAKKEAKKEAKKCTSKKPSKDPSKDPSKDPSKDPSGDASAKKKKRSKKRKGGNDSDMEWENFNPHAELCYPEETQVVPKGAPKGSKEIMDSYNMKKKETQKGKNKSSEFCSSNDVIVGELSKSNEVKGNYTSESPEDCHNQDRTSVTHKNEMNLQGAQLAQPCERIKKDGVVRRNPWLEDGKEEYSDGYSRGEVYSGEYADEYMDTRSGVHNGDYKEGRFGYRVGRSNDAHVNTNQERKTIHKRSFERTSAYSSNEFSKRERPNKKGKMEGTFFYSNGISDQRMYGVPMKTDMVGGGHAGEEEDSWVRDAMGGAGRMERERVKKHLVEAAHVGARGEEGDDEEGEESDVVDSEGEEGNGAGARRVMRRGRVLREMPHMQLQALAEQSHARESLPGQPLPRQSQLYDEVDETHSYTEREVKRMAEDSLETEEHYYGWPEREGAEQQEIVPYGVKKESHYEENPRRNDVNVNTLRRYTLDRGNNRGNGSVNNRGNGSVNNSGSKRGPTEGLKKIVRRGGASNRNHIHGDRNWNNVCTASEGEEDTLSSDENGGSTYSDAINGSNYTGEERADFAQRSEKNNTDNVHVEKYKNKIFFFDSRGHNCIICCMLGDGITNPIGHGTHVLRERKPFYLLWEDEVAGKLMKKLFFGNYLFVVTEQNGLYILNVFHIESRLVVCNFILPITKGICDISIIKSLRVGMDIYTFFYLHDSRKGYFIFQLLNYCTVSLLYQFETSELGVEVQSMRMSFIERLSRSGGTQGGVKKWKKRLRSFARHVLAQQGKGDVVSGKGGSGKGGSGKGGSGKGGSGRGGSGRGGNGRRGSTLKGFLKKSKMKTKTNMSTKMRPQRRTKGRASCGTIPKGGMTKEDNEEKKKEKDIQKLIKYMTFYEYPSETNHEGEDPEKVNPKWMEFPANVGGIKREKFSTGRDTSPFCIWGNADGGEDRMSVRTYRGGVTMGGLSGEAHFEHRVNSESSGGIGSIDRVDRIGSVDRIGGIDRVDRIGSVDRVDRIGGVGPPVENDLAMPSSLFPANGSGLLTRYPAHLSAKDRAEGYRAEGLRAVDHQNGRNWLHPTKRKTQMNDEFDSNINGCDLLYDMIYRKRSFLYSYMCIFVYLKNGMIFLVRRNLIAKGGQAGGQAGAHHMGNQIGNQMGNQMGNHVTALSLTEQLYHDDGVTLVSRLDNVYYNKALYCDVQIEEEGGADVSMVGGADLRMLNVSMVNVSMLNDSAVDGGGLLSRNAPSAGGNEHMNTCDNLHAIQKEGLKNLYTYSNFFSVYDFDIKELLRSDDIFEEVKGRRRRKKKKKRRTKKTKKTERADITDWAEKKNRTKWKHLPGGRDDAGGEVLQEYCPYPREGSTVNTATELFPNINLAHKMSPISKRKNCFLKDVSQGDSGVKHLPSEVQGGGLKGPHLESVMMETTKLDTTKLETAMLEAAKLETAKLETAKWGGKWMETPQLGSEKVACVSLQLDEPNSRPHARSSPTTGHPLPWSGSNEDLPDTLTRPPEGEAQLESADGGSGSGEGSGEGGEESGEESGGESSEDFSGADCEDFSAADCEDFSGADYEHFSGADCEDVSGVINRQHRQQRVDSAMRKKPNVYLKTVKFLETQMRYSILVMNKKAFLKYLHVYLKVLLEYVDVQRIQQSFQYFIHTALYHSQLFLSDLHIFLESIDEPYWVDTNALLSMGVHFFFLVLFIYHNFLLPIYSRVKSRKHGSQVNPRFQPFLAFVRESQNCICYIQRIFQRNFRYIASS